A genomic region of Alkalibacter saccharofermentans DSM 14828 contains the following coding sequences:
- the mutL gene encoding DNA mismatch repair endonuclease MutL, whose protein sequence is MKIAFLDSQTAAKIAAGEVITDPAAVVKELVENSIDASSENIRIEIENGGKALIRVVDDGEGINEADVFNAFKRHGTSKIKKIDDLDNLHTLGFRGEALASMAAVSKVTLRTSDSDDGLGTGLRLIEGKGEKQAISCKRGTSISIEEIFFNTPARLKHMKKPGDENKKIIQIVQVLSMSHPEVSFSLLMDNSEVLRTPGKGGLENTLKSLFGERFDSELFKADYQNSPMEIEGFLGSPYYTKKTRDYQFVFINNRYVREIKINKAIEDAYDNTVMINQHPVFILNIKLPPDMLDVNIHPAKTKIKILNESLVMLLLKSGIRKIIRQNLVEKKPHQFSEERNKEKSYFKYIEDTNNGIDLKEEKAPVFEEVEEVPLLIEQKTETITDGFELTSEAKPEILKEDLPEYLEDIKKTKGIEGLFQNTTVIGQLFNTYILLEKQGEQIVLIDQHAAHERILFEKISKEIKNSKNSTQSIMPVKMKMAPDKYEFLKNNKNAFERLGFDYDEFGDSSIVLRGVPYLLDKPAEAELLTMILDDFTEGKNHELETKIILSACKKAIKGNQRLDIIEIKELIELLKKCDMPFTCPHGRPVAISMTKYEMEKLFKRVI, encoded by the coding sequence ATGAAGATTGCCTTTTTAGATAGCCAAACAGCGGCGAAAATAGCAGCCGGAGAGGTGATAACCGATCCGGCAGCAGTTGTTAAAGAGCTTGTTGAAAACTCAATAGATGCTAGTTCGGAAAATATCAGGATAGAGATAGAAAACGGAGGCAAAGCCTTGATTAGGGTCGTAGACGACGGTGAAGGGATAAACGAAGCTGATGTCTTCAACGCCTTTAAAAGACATGGGACGAGCAAGATTAAAAAAATAGACGACTTGGACAACCTCCATACCTTGGGGTTTAGGGGGGAGGCCCTTGCGAGTATGGCTGCGGTATCCAAGGTAACCCTTAGGACATCGGATTCTGATGACGGACTTGGAACCGGGTTAAGGCTGATAGAGGGAAAAGGGGAAAAACAGGCAATTTCCTGCAAAAGAGGAACGTCGATATCAATAGAAGAGATTTTTTTCAACACTCCTGCAAGGCTCAAGCATATGAAAAAGCCGGGAGATGAAAATAAAAAGATCATTCAGATCGTACAGGTCTTATCCATGTCCCACCCCGAAGTTTCCTTTAGCCTATTGATGGATAATTCTGAAGTTTTAAGGACACCGGGGAAAGGCGGTCTCGAAAATACCCTTAAGAGTCTGTTCGGTGAGAGGTTTGACAGTGAGCTGTTCAAGGCGGATTATCAAAATTCTCCCATGGAAATAGAAGGATTCTTGGGCAGTCCGTATTATACGAAAAAAACAAGAGACTACCAGTTCGTCTTCATAAACAACAGGTATGTAAGAGAAATTAAAATTAATAAAGCCATAGAGGATGCATACGACAATACGGTTATGATCAATCAGCATCCTGTATTCATACTGAATATAAAGCTGCCCCCTGACATGCTGGACGTAAACATTCACCCGGCCAAGACAAAGATCAAGATATTGAATGAAAGCCTGGTAATGCTGCTTTTAAAAAGCGGAATCAGAAAAATTATAAGACAAAATCTTGTGGAAAAGAAACCACATCAATTCTCAGAGGAGCGGAATAAAGAAAAATCTTATTTTAAATATATTGAAGATACTAACAACGGGATTGATCTTAAAGAAGAAAAAGCTCCTGTGTTTGAAGAAGTGGAAGAAGTGCCTTTGTTAATTGAACAAAAGACAGAAACAATTACTGATGGATTTGAATTAACTTCTGAAGCCAAACCAGAAATACTAAAGGAAGATTTGCCCGAATATCTAGAGGATATAAAAAAAACCAAAGGAATTGAAGGTTTGTTTCAAAACACTACTGTTATAGGACAGCTTTTTAATACATATATCCTATTGGAAAAGCAGGGGGAGCAGATCGTCTTGATTGACCAGCATGCCGCCCATGAAAGGATTTTGTTCGAAAAGATAAGCAAAGAGATAAAAAACAGCAAAAACAGCACCCAGTCTATCATGCCAGTAAAGATGAAGATGGCACCGGATAAGTATGAATTCTTAAAAAACAACAAGAATGCTTTTGAAAGGCTTGGCTTTGACTACGACGAGTTTGGAGACAGCTCCATTGTATTGAGAGGTGTTCCATATCTATTGGACAAACCGGCGGAAGCAGAACTTCTTACCATGATACTTGACGACTTTACCGAAGGAAAGAACCATGAATTGGAGACAAAGATAATCCTTTCAGCCTGCAAAAAAGCAATTAAAGGAAATCAACGACTCGATATCATAGAGATAAAAGAGCTGATAGAGCTTTTGAAAAAATGCGACATGCCCTTTACCTGCCCACATGGGCGTCCTGTTGCCATATCGATGACGAAATACGAAATGGAAAAGCTTTTTAAAAGAGTAATATAG
- the mutS gene encoding DNA mismatch repair protein MutS produces MDQLTPMMRQYLNVHEKVKDAILFFRLGDFYEMFFDDAITASRELEITLTGRECGLEEKAPMCGVPYHSAEGYIAKLIEKGYKVAICEQVEDPKEAKGIVKRDVVRVISPGTVNDGNYLKDRSNNYLMSIYYNMVDFGLAYMDISTGEFYVTELNGHENKYRILDEIAKISPSEILINTVLFKDKVLHETMANKFSMFTNVLPNKYFDLENSKEIISRSVGVYSVNSLGLTDRQHGLRAAGALLEYIDQTQMRTLSHIDRINWYEVDSYMSLDYATRSNLELVKTIRGGDKKGSLLGILDKTQTSMGGRKLKKWLSEPLTDPNMINKRLEAVESIYEDVSIKDRLKIALGSIYDLKRIVGKLSFGNCNSRDMTALKDSIFLIPDIKNILESAKSGYLSELRMEIDDLQDLGELIEKSINPDGPATLKEGNLIKYGYDKNVDYYRNISGNSKDMILRIEAEEKEKTGIKSLKIKYNKVFGYYIEVTRTNLHLVPERFVRKQTLANCERYFTEELKDLETKILEADEKLVELEYEIFQDVRQEIIRNINRIKKTADFISVIDVLYSFSQAAYENGYVKPSVAESDEIIIFDGRHPVVESMMDSNDFVPNSCEIDCRNNRMILITGPNMAGKSTYIRQVALITLMAQVGSFVPAKQAKIGVVDRIFTRVGASDDLASGHSTFMVEMSEVSNILKNATKNSLVILDEIGRGTSTFDGLSIAWAVAEHLAESTKVGCKTLFATHYHELTELEEMMDGVRNYCIKVQEREEGVIFLRKIVPGSADKSYGIEVAKLAGLPQGVIQRANELLLVMEEKEVRIKRSKKIQEAVSEDKDRLNLFNYKDKLVIEELETLPIEEMTPIEAMNYLNALKKRLTSE; encoded by the coding sequence ATGGATCAGCTAACACCAATGATGAGACAGTACTTAAATGTACATGAGAAGGTAAAGGATGCCATATTATTTTTTCGCCTTGGGGATTTCTACGAGATGTTTTTTGACGATGCAATAACAGCGTCTAGAGAGCTTGAAATAACCCTAACAGGCAGGGAATGCGGTTTAGAAGAAAAAGCTCCCATGTGCGGAGTGCCATATCATTCAGCAGAAGGCTATATAGCAAAGTTGATCGAAAAGGGATACAAGGTCGCGATCTGCGAGCAGGTAGAAGATCCAAAGGAAGCGAAAGGAATAGTAAAAAGGGATGTAGTAAGAGTAATATCTCCCGGGACTGTCAACGACGGCAATTACCTTAAGGACCGTTCCAACAATTATCTGATGAGTATTTATTACAACATGGTAGACTTCGGACTGGCATATATGGATATTTCAACAGGAGAATTCTATGTTACTGAGTTAAATGGCCATGAGAATAAATACAGGATTCTTGATGAAATTGCAAAAATATCCCCATCCGAAATTCTAATAAATACGGTTTTGTTCAAAGACAAGGTCCTCCACGAAACAATGGCAAACAAGTTTTCAATGTTCACTAACGTGTTGCCCAACAAGTATTTTGACTTGGAAAACTCAAAGGAGATTATATCTCGGTCAGTTGGAGTATATTCTGTAAATTCCTTGGGACTTACCGACAGACAGCATGGCCTGAGAGCTGCAGGCGCTCTGCTTGAATATATTGACCAGACGCAGATGAGAACTCTGTCCCATATAGACAGGATAAATTGGTATGAAGTGGATAGCTACATGTCACTGGATTATGCCACAAGATCCAATCTGGAGCTGGTAAAGACCATAAGAGGTGGGGACAAAAAGGGAAGCCTCCTTGGAATACTAGATAAGACCCAGACTTCCATGGGAGGGCGAAAGCTAAAAAAATGGCTGAGCGAGCCACTTACAGACCCAAATATGATAAATAAAAGGCTTGAGGCCGTAGAATCAATATATGAGGATGTTTCTATAAAAGATAGGCTTAAAATAGCTTTAGGGAGCATTTACGACCTTAAAAGAATAGTAGGCAAGCTGTCATTTGGAAACTGCAATTCCAGAGACATGACCGCCCTAAAGGATTCCATATTCTTGATTCCGGATATCAAGAATATATTGGAAAGTGCAAAAAGTGGTTATCTATCTGAATTAAGAATGGAAATAGATGATCTGCAGGATTTAGGAGAGCTAATTGAAAAATCCATCAATCCCGATGGACCGGCTACATTAAAAGAAGGAAACCTTATTAAATACGGTTACGATAAAAATGTAGACTACTACAGGAATATTTCCGGAAACAGCAAAGACATGATTTTGAGAATCGAGGCTGAAGAGAAGGAAAAAACAGGCATAAAATCTCTGAAGATAAAATATAACAAGGTATTTGGATACTACATTGAGGTAACCAGGACCAATCTTCATCTCGTGCCTGAACGTTTTGTAAGAAAACAGACTCTGGCAAATTGTGAGCGATATTTTACAGAGGAGCTGAAGGATCTAGAGACGAAGATATTGGAAGCAGACGAAAAACTCGTAGAGCTTGAATACGAAATTTTTCAGGATGTCAGACAAGAAATAATAAGAAATATAAATCGCATTAAAAAAACTGCGGATTTTATCAGCGTAATAGATGTGTTATATTCTTTTTCTCAGGCGGCCTATGAGAATGGATATGTGAAGCCATCGGTGGCGGAGTCTGATGAGATAATAATTTTTGATGGAAGGCACCCGGTTGTAGAGTCAATGATGGATTCTAACGACTTTGTACCAAATTCTTGTGAAATTGACTGCAGAAATAACAGGATGATTTTGATTACCGGTCCGAATATGGCAGGCAAGTCAACCTATATCAGGCAGGTTGCGCTTATAACTCTCATGGCCCAAGTTGGATCCTTTGTGCCAGCCAAACAGGCGAAAATAGGCGTCGTTGACAGGATATTTACAAGGGTGGGAGCTTCTGACGATCTAGCTTCCGGGCACTCCACCTTTATGGTTGAGATGAGCGAAGTTTCAAACATCTTAAAAAACGCAACAAAGAACAGTCTTGTCATACTTGATGAAATCGGAAGAGGCACAAGTACTTTTGACGGGCTTAGCATCGCCTGGGCTGTTGCCGAACATTTAGCAGAGAGCACAAAGGTAGGGTGCAAGACCTTGTTTGCAACTCATTACCATGAGCTTACAGAACTTGAAGAAATGATGGATGGAGTTCGCAATTACTGTATAAAGGTACAGGAAAGGGAAGAAGGGGTGATTTTCCTTAGAAAGATCGTTCCGGGAAGTGCGGATAAAAGCTATGGAATAGAAGTCGCGAAGCTGGCTGGGCTTCCCCAGGGTGTCATCCAACGGGCAAATGAACTTCTATTGGTAATGGAGGAAAAGGAAGTTAGAATTAAAAGAAGCAAAAAAATTCAGGAAGCAGTTTCAGAAGATAAAGACCGGCTCAACCTTTTTAACTACAAGGACAAGCTTGTAATTGAAGAGCTTGAGACCCTGCCCATTGAAGAAATGACGCCGATAGAGGCTATGAACTATTTAAATGCCCTCAAAAAAAGACTGACAAGCGAGTGA
- the miaB gene encoding tRNA (N6-isopentenyl adenosine(37)-C2)-methylthiotransferase MiaB gives MNYKITTYGCQMNENDSEKISGMLMELGHVSVEDENMADIVILNTCSVRENANDKFFGHLGRYKRVKRDRPELILAICGCMMQQESVVAEVKSKHRHVDIVFGTHNIHEFPDMLSNHMEKHEMVVGVWQEGGEIVENLPVDRKYDFKAYVSIMNGCNNFCSYCIVPYTRGRERSRSIDSIKMEVEALAQNGCREITLLGQNVNSYGNTFEDSVGFGTLMRELAKTEGLDRIRFMTSHPKDLSDEVIEAIAEEPKICNHIHLPVQSGSSRILKDMNRKYDKDSYIALVEKIKERIPEVALTTDIIVGFPGETEEDFQDTLDVMEKCRFDLAFTFLYSPREGTPAWGRDDQVPEDLKHERLNRLLEVHNKIGREINEGYVGKSLDVLVEGPSKNNPKNLSGRTETAKLVNFPGDMSLTGKIVKVKITQAKTFSLNGEIEQ, from the coding sequence ATGAACTATAAAATTACTACTTACGGTTGTCAGATGAATGAAAATGACTCCGAAAAAATATCAGGGATGCTGATGGAGTTAGGGCATGTATCTGTCGAGGACGAAAATATGGCAGATATCGTGATACTTAATACCTGCAGCGTGAGAGAAAATGCAAACGATAAGTTCTTCGGACACCTTGGACGATACAAAAGGGTTAAAAGAGATAGACCGGAACTTATCCTTGCTATTTGCGGGTGCATGATGCAACAAGAGTCTGTGGTAGCCGAGGTCAAAAGCAAGCATAGGCACGTTGATATCGTATTTGGAACTCACAATATCCATGAGTTTCCAGATATGCTTTCCAATCACATGGAGAAGCACGAGATGGTGGTCGGCGTATGGCAGGAAGGTGGAGAAATCGTAGAAAACCTTCCAGTGGACAGAAAATACGATTTCAAGGCATATGTATCGATTATGAATGGATGCAATAACTTTTGCAGCTATTGCATTGTCCCATACACAAGAGGCAGGGAAAGAAGCAGGAGCATCGACAGCATTAAGATGGAGGTTGAGGCACTGGCTCAAAATGGGTGCAGGGAGATAACCCTACTGGGGCAAAATGTAAATTCCTACGGCAATACATTTGAAGATTCTGTTGGATTTGGAACCTTGATGAGAGAGCTTGCTAAAACTGAAGGACTCGATAGGATAAGGTTCATGACATCTCATCCAAAGGATCTTTCTGATGAGGTTATCGAAGCGATTGCCGAAGAACCGAAGATATGCAATCATATACACTTGCCTGTACAATCTGGAAGCAGCAGGATATTAAAGGATATGAACAGAAAATACGACAAGGATAGCTACATAGCCCTGGTTGAAAAGATAAAAGAACGAATTCCTGAAGTTGCTCTTACTACGGATATAATCGTTGGCTTTCCCGGAGAAACTGAAGAAGACTTCCAAGATACCTTGGATGTTATGGAAAAGTGTAGATTCGACTTGGCATTTACCTTCCTCTATTCTCCAAGGGAAGGCACTCCGGCATGGGGGCGAGATGATCAGGTGCCGGAAGATTTGAAGCATGAAAGACTTAACAGGCTCCTTGAAGTTCACAATAAAATAGGCAGGGAGATAAACGAAGGTTACGTGGGTAAATCCTTGGATGTTCTTGTGGAAGGACCCAGCAAGAATAATCCGAAAAACCTTTCCGGCAGAACCGAAACGGCCAAGCTGGTCAATTTTCCGGGAGATATGTCGTTGACGGGGAAAATCGTCAAAGTTAAAATAACCCAGGCAAAGACCTTCAGCCTAAACGGAGAAATAGAACAGTAA
- a CDS encoding MBL fold metallo-hydrolase RNA specificity domain-containing protein — protein sequence MKLSFYGAAQMVTGSCFLAETHGKKFLVDCGMFQGGKEFEELNYKEFPFDPADLDFMLLTHAHIDHSGRIPKLCKEGFTGKIYTNHATVELCDIMLQDSGHIQEMESEWKNRKRLRKGLDERPPMYNVADAVNSMKQFAGVDYRKEIEIDSALKVRFINSGHMLGSAFVEIKVYENGRWNVYLFTGDIGNTNIPLLKDPATVEEVDYLVIESTYGDRTHSNGRGQSKELLSIIKKTAAKGGNIVIPSFAVGRTQEVLYDINKYKEKGLLGEFDKIPVYVDSPLAIKATEIFRRNCKHFDKETKKMIAEGDDPLLFENLHFTLTSDESKQINSDKKSKVIISASGMCEAGRIKHHLKHNLWRKESSVVFVGYQAPGTLGFSLKTGVGKVRIFGEEIAVKSGIYSVEGFSSHADLDGIVDWIGSNKKLPEKMILIHGEKEGMENLKNTLEDKFHREVLIPNMGDTIEITYSEEIIDHKDIIEVEAAAKEKITSELYELIDLVEKGYGKHVDMDKVINDIEKLKELIS from the coding sequence ATGAAACTTTCTTTTTACGGCGCTGCTCAAATGGTTACAGGATCTTGTTTTCTGGCAGAAACCCATGGTAAAAAATTTTTAGTCGATTGCGGAATGTTCCAGGGTGGAAAGGAATTTGAAGAGCTGAACTACAAGGAGTTCCCCTTTGATCCTGCAGACTTGGACTTTATGCTGCTGACCCATGCCCACATTGATCACTCAGGGAGAATTCCTAAACTATGCAAAGAAGGCTTTACCGGGAAAATATATACAAATCATGCAACAGTTGAGCTTTGCGACATTATGCTTCAGGATAGCGGCCATATACAGGAGATGGAAAGTGAATGGAAAAACAGAAAAAGGCTGCGAAAGGGTCTGGATGAGAGGCCGCCCATGTACAATGTAGCCGATGCAGTGAATTCCATGAAGCAGTTCGCAGGGGTAGATTACAGGAAAGAAATAGAGATAGATTCCGCGCTTAAAGTCAGATTCATTAATTCAGGACATATGCTAGGCTCTGCCTTTGTGGAGATAAAGGTGTATGAAAACGGACGATGGAATGTCTATCTGTTCACTGGAGATATAGGAAATACGAATATACCATTATTAAAGGACCCTGCGACGGTTGAAGAAGTGGATTACCTGGTTATAGAATCCACCTATGGAGACAGAACTCATTCCAATGGAAGGGGACAAAGCAAGGAGCTGCTTTCCATTATCAAAAAAACAGCTGCGAAGGGAGGAAATATTGTGATACCATCCTTTGCTGTTGGCAGAACCCAGGAGGTATTGTATGATATAAACAAATATAAGGAAAAGGGTCTTTTGGGAGAATTCGATAAAATTCCAGTCTATGTGGACAGCCCGCTGGCGATAAAGGCTACTGAAATTTTCAGAAGAAACTGTAAGCATTTTGACAAGGAAACCAAAAAGATGATAGCCGAGGGAGACGATCCTCTACTCTTTGAAAACCTGCACTTCACATTGACAAGCGACGAATCGAAACAGATAAACTCCGATAAAAAAAGCAAGGTCATTATTTCCGCCAGCGGCATGTGCGAAGCGGGGAGGATAAAACATCATTTAAAGCACAACCTTTGGAGAAAGGAATCTTCTGTAGTGTTCGTGGGATATCAGGCCCCGGGGACACTGGGGTTTTCTTTGAAAACGGGAGTAGGCAAGGTAAGGATATTTGGTGAAGAAATTGCAGTTAAATCAGGGATATATTCTGTAGAAGGATTTTCAAGCCACGCTGATTTGGATGGAATCGTGGATTGGATAGGCTCAAACAAGAAGCTTCCGGAAAAGATGATACTGATTCATGGGGAAAAAGAAGGAATGGAAAACCTCAAAAACACTCTCGAGGACAAATTCCACAGAGAAGTGCTGATTCCAAACATGGGCGATACCATAGAAATTACTTACTCGGAGGAAATCATAGATCACAAGGATATCATTGAAGTGGAGGCGGCGGCAAAGGAAAAAATCACTTCAGAGCTGTACGAGCTAATTGATCTAGTGGAAAAAGGCTACGGAAAGCACGTGGATATGGACAAAGTAATTAATGACATAGAAAAACTTAAGGAGCTTATTTCTTAA
- a CDS encoding bifunctional 4-hydroxy-3-methylbut-2-enyl diphosphate reductase/30S ribosomal protein S1, translating into MKIILAKSAGYCFGVNQAMKKVEDALEKGDDNIFTLGPLIHNRQVTDKLEQQGVKIISDVGSARGGVITVRSHGVGADIIEEIAESGIELIDATCPYVKKIHNKVKEYYQKDYKIFIVGDRAHPEVIGINGWCDYKGEVINDKNSVPIDQKYDKICVVAQTTMNRGIFEEISEEIKKLYPEAIILNTICNATKTRQEETAQIAKESDCMIIVGGRHSSNTKKLADIGRKHCEKTVHIETADELDLDILKGCDTVGITAGASTPHWIIKEVINKMTKSFEEMLKDSEMEASYEETFRRLGKGSIVTGKVIGVNKNEIYLNINYKADAILSKDEYTDEDIDLTEEVKVEDEIEVMVTNLNDGNGNVEVSKKKIIQKKASEELYNAFNEKRLLEGSVIKAVKGGLIVDLGLGQAFMPASQYHMRFVKDLETLVGKSVKGLIIEFDKRKNRVIFSQKVVLEQEYKEKKEQETKAKDEFINSVEIENILEGPIKSITNFGIFVKVGPIDGFVHISDLSWARVKHPSDMYKIGDEVKAVVTEVNKEEYKIKMSIKELSEEPWTVFSKKYNTGDEVDVKITRIAPFGAFAEIMEEVEGLIHISELSHDKVAKVEDVLNAGDQVTAKIIGINDEQKKISLSIKELVAEPAKEIEVNETVYEDESDNSIGNILGDIFDQQDK; encoded by the coding sequence ATGAAAATAATCTTGGCTAAAAGCGCTGGTTACTGCTTTGGAGTAAACCAGGCGATGAAAAAGGTGGAAGACGCTCTTGAAAAGGGCGATGATAATATATTTACTTTGGGGCCTTTGATACATAATAGGCAAGTTACTGACAAGCTGGAGCAACAGGGAGTAAAGATTATTAGCGATGTTGGATCTGCTAGGGGCGGCGTCATCACAGTAAGGTCCCATGGCGTGGGTGCTGACATAATTGAAGAAATTGCCGAAAGCGGAATCGAGTTGATAGATGCAACTTGTCCATACGTAAAGAAAATACATAATAAAGTCAAGGAATACTATCAAAAGGATTACAAAATATTCATAGTAGGAGATAGGGCACATCCGGAAGTCATTGGAATAAACGGGTGGTGTGATTACAAGGGAGAAGTAATCAATGATAAAAATAGTGTGCCAATTGACCAAAAATATGATAAAATATGCGTTGTAGCGCAAACTACCATGAATCGCGGGATTTTCGAAGAAATATCTGAAGAGATAAAGAAATTATACCCTGAAGCAATTATTCTTAATACTATTTGCAATGCCACAAAAACCAGGCAGGAGGAGACGGCGCAGATTGCTAAGGAGTCCGACTGTATGATAATCGTTGGAGGCCGACATAGCTCTAATACAAAAAAGCTTGCCGACATCGGAAGGAAGCATTGCGAAAAAACAGTTCACATCGAAACAGCTGATGAATTGGATCTTGATATTTTGAAAGGCTGCGATACAGTAGGCATTACAGCAGGAGCATCAACACCCCATTGGATTATTAAGGAGGTTATCAATAAGATGACAAAATCATTTGAAGAAATGTTGAAAGATTCAGAAATGGAAGCATCCTACGAGGAGACTTTTAGAAGACTTGGAAAAGGAAGCATCGTGACTGGAAAGGTGATAGGAGTAAATAAGAATGAAATTTACTTAAATATCAACTACAAGGCTGATGCGATTCTATCCAAGGATGAATATACTGACGAGGATATCGACCTTACTGAAGAGGTAAAAGTCGAAGACGAAATAGAAGTAATGGTTACAAATTTAAACGACGGGAACGGAAACGTAGAAGTATCCAAAAAGAAGATCATACAAAAGAAGGCTTCAGAGGAGCTCTACAACGCATTCAACGAAAAGAGGCTTCTTGAAGGTTCTGTGATTAAAGCTGTCAAGGGTGGACTTATAGTTGATTTGGGCCTGGGTCAGGCATTCATGCCTGCATCACAGTACCACATGAGATTCGTAAAGGACTTGGAAACCTTGGTTGGCAAGAGCGTAAAAGGTCTTATAATCGAATTTGACAAAAGGAAAAATAGAGTCATTTTTTCTCAAAAGGTCGTATTGGAACAGGAATACAAGGAAAAGAAGGAACAAGAGACCAAAGCAAAGGACGAATTCATTAATTCAGTAGAAATTGAGAATATCTTGGAAGGTCCTATAAAATCAATTACTAATTTCGGTATTTTTGTAAAAGTAGGCCCCATTGATGGGTTCGTGCACATAAGCGACTTGTCTTGGGCAAGGGTAAAACATCCCTCTGACATGTACAAGATTGGGGACGAAGTAAAAGCCGTTGTAACTGAAGTCAACAAAGAAGAATACAAGATCAAGATGAGCATAAAGGAACTGAGTGAAGAGCCTTGGACTGTATTTTCCAAGAAGTACAACACAGGTGATGAAGTGGATGTTAAGATCACTAGAATTGCCCCTTTCGGAGCTTTTGCTGAGATTATGGAAGAGGTTGAAGGTTTGATTCACATAAGCGAACTGTCCCATGATAAGGTTGCAAAGGTAGAGGATGTATTGAATGCCGGCGATCAGGTTACGGCCAAGATAATAGGCATAAATGACGAACAAAAGAAGATTTCCTTGAGCATCAAAGAGCTTGTTGCAGAGCCGGCAAAAGAAATCGAAGTAAATGAGACGGTTTATGAGGATGAGTCAGACAATTCCATAGGGAATATCCTAGGAGATATTTTTGATCAGCAAGATAAATAA
- a CDS encoding lysophospholipid acyltransferase family protein yields the protein MNMFYDVAKFLVNIFLSIYYKFDIRGKENIPKGVPLIISSNHIHWADPVIVACRTGKRHISFLGKRELFKNKIFSWVLHKLTVIPVRRGEADVNAIKSALRVLKNGKVLGIFPEGTRVKEGVERDPQSGLVVLALKSKCDVIPVGLRGNYKFRSTIHINVGEPISLKEYYGVKNDKEKLKEISLMIMERIKELAKG from the coding sequence ATGAATATGTTCTACGATGTGGCTAAATTTTTAGTTAATATTTTTTTAAGCATATACTATAAATTCGACATAAGAGGAAAAGAAAATATACCCAAAGGGGTTCCGCTTATAATAAGTTCAAATCATATTCATTGGGCGGATCCCGTCATAGTAGCCTGCAGGACCGGAAAAAGGCACATAAGCTTCCTAGGAAAGCGAGAGCTTTTCAAGAACAAGATTTTTTCGTGGGTTTTGCACAAGCTTACCGTCATACCCGTAAGAAGGGGAGAAGCGGATGTGAATGCGATAAAAAGCGCCTTAAGGGTACTTAAAAACGGCAAGGTGCTGGGAATATTTCCAGAGGGAACGAGAGTCAAGGAAGGCGTGGAGAGAGATCCTCAATCCGGTCTCGTAGTTCTGGCTCTAAAATCAAAATGCGATGTTATACCTGTAGGTTTGAGGGGTAACTATAAATTTAGAAGCACTATTCACATTAACGTAGGTGAGCCCATCAGTTTGAAGGAGTATTACGGTGTGAAAAATGACAAGGAAAAGCTCAAGGAGATAAGTTTGATGATAATGGAAAGAATCAAAGAGCTGGCTAAGGGTTGA
- the cmk gene encoding (d)CMP kinase, whose translation MKIAVDGPAGAGKSTISKILAKKLGINYLDTGAMYRAATYKTIKESIDPENEEAVVKAVENSDIYFKDNEIYLDGENVKIQIRSPQVNRLVSVISKIDEIRKIMVAKQKKISESSDVIMDGRDIGTVVMPDADYKFYLDASIEIRAKRRFEEMDDKSAMMSFESLKKEIAKRDEEDKNRKTGPLKVAEDAVVIDTSGLEIDQVVELMAKKIKGE comes from the coding sequence GTGAAAATTGCGGTAGACGGACCTGCTGGTGCAGGTAAAAGTACCATATCGAAGATATTGGCTAAAAAATTGGGTATAAATTATCTAGACACAGGAGCCATGTACAGGGCTGCGACTTATAAAACAATAAAAGAAAGCATTGATCCGGAAAATGAGGAAGCAGTTGTGAAGGCGGTTGAGAATTCCGACATATATTTTAAGGACAATGAGATATATCTGGATGGAGAGAATGTAAAAATACAAATCAGAAGTCCACAGGTCAACAGGTTGGTATCCGTGATCAGCAAAATCGATGAAATAAGAAAGATCATGGTTGCTAAGCAAAAGAAAATATCAGAATCTTCCGATGTCATAATGGATGGAAGAGACATCGGCACAGTCGTTATGCCGGATGCAGACTATAAGTTCTACTTAGACGCCTCTATCGAAATCAGGGCAAAGAGGAGATTTGAGGAGATGGATGATAAATCGGCAATGATGTCTTTTGAAAGCCTGAAAAAGGAAATCGCCAAAAGGGATGAGGAAGATAAAAACAGGAAAACAGGGCCACTGAAAGTGGCGGAGGATGCTGTCGTTATTGATACCTCGGGACTGGAAATAGATCAGGTAGTGGAATTGATGGCAAAGAAAATCAAGGGAGAATGA